The proteins below are encoded in one region of Streptomyces cyanogenus:
- the bldD gene encoding transcriptional regulator BldD, translating into MSSEYAKQLGAKLRAIRTQQGLSLHGVEEKSQGRWKAVVVGSYERGDRAVTVQRLAELADFYGVPVQELLPGTTPGGAAEPPPKLVLDLERLATVPAEKAGPLQRYAATIQSQRGDYNGKVLSIRQDDLRTLAVIYDQSPSVLTEQLISWGVLDADARRAVATHEEA; encoded by the coding sequence ATGTCCAGCGAATACGCCAAACAGCTCGGGGCCAAGCTCCGGGCCATCCGCACCCAGCAGGGCCTTTCCCTCCACGGTGTCGAGGAGAAGTCCCAGGGGCGCTGGAAGGCCGTGGTGGTCGGTTCGTACGAGCGCGGCGACCGTGCCGTGACCGTGCAGCGACTGGCCGAGCTGGCCGATTTCTATGGCGTTCCGGTGCAGGAGCTCCTGCCGGGCACCACGCCGGGCGGCGCCGCCGAGCCGCCGCCGAAGCTGGTCCTGGACCTGGAGCGGCTGGCCACCGTGCCGGCCGAGAAGGCGGGCCCCCTGCAGCGCTACGCGGCGACGATCCAGTCCCAGCGCGGTGACTACAACGGCAAGGTGCTCTCCATCCGCCAGGACGACCTGCGCACACTCGCCGTCATCTACGACCAGTCCCCCTCGGTCCTCACCGAGCAGCTGATCAGCTGGGGCGTCCTGGACGCGGACGCGCGCCGCGCGGTCGCGACCCACGAAGAGGCGTAA
- the carA gene encoding glutamine-hydrolyzing carbamoyl-phosphate synthase small subunit has protein sequence MTTSTRGSSSQRNQALPAVLVLEDGRIFRGRAYGAVGETFGEAVFSTGMTGYQETLTDPSYDRQIVVATAPQIGNTGWNDEDDESSRIWVSGYVVRDPARVPSNWRAKRSLDDELERQGVVGISGIDTRALTRHLRERGSMRAGIFSGTVLDSASEAELLERVQAQPHMKGASLYEEVATKEAYVVPAVGEKRFTVAAIDLGIKGMTPHRMAERGIEVHVLPATATADEIYAVNPDGVFFSNGPGDPATADGPVALMTAVLERRTPLFGICFGNQILGRALGFGTYKLKYGHRGINQPVQDRTTGKVEVTAHNHGFAVDAPLDKVSETKFGRAEVSHVCLNDDVVEGLQLLDQPAFSVQYHPEAAAGPHDAAYLFDRFVSLMEGQRA, from the coding sequence ATGACGACCTCCACCAGGGGAAGCTCCTCCCAGAGGAACCAGGCGCTTCCCGCCGTACTCGTCCTGGAGGACGGCCGCATCTTCCGCGGCCGCGCCTACGGGGCCGTGGGGGAGACCTTCGGCGAGGCCGTGTTCTCCACCGGCATGACCGGCTACCAGGAGACCCTCACCGACCCGTCGTACGACCGCCAGATCGTCGTCGCGACCGCCCCGCAGATCGGCAACACCGGCTGGAACGACGAGGACGACGAGTCGAGCCGCATCTGGGTCTCCGGCTACGTCGTGCGCGACCCCGCGCGCGTGCCGTCCAACTGGCGCGCCAAGCGCTCCCTGGACGACGAGCTGGAGCGGCAGGGCGTCGTCGGCATCTCCGGCATCGACACCCGGGCCCTGACCCGCCATCTGCGTGAGCGCGGCTCCATGCGCGCCGGCATCTTCTCCGGCACTGTGCTCGACAGCGCCTCCGAGGCCGAGCTGCTGGAGCGCGTGCAGGCCCAGCCGCACATGAAGGGCGCGAGCCTCTACGAGGAGGTCGCGACCAAGGAGGCGTACGTCGTCCCGGCGGTCGGCGAGAAGCGGTTCACGGTCGCCGCCATCGACCTCGGCATCAAGGGCATGACCCCGCACCGCATGGCCGAGCGCGGCATCGAGGTGCACGTCCTGCCCGCCACCGCCACGGCCGACGAGATCTACGCCGTCAACCCGGACGGTGTCTTCTTCTCCAACGGTCCCGGCGACCCGGCGACCGCCGACGGCCCGGTCGCGCTCATGACCGCCGTCCTGGAGCGCAGGACGCCCCTGTTCGGCATCTGCTTCGGCAACCAGATCCTCGGCCGCGCCCTCGGCTTCGGCACCTACAAGCTGAAGTACGGCCACCGGGGCATCAACCAGCCGGTCCAGGACCGTACGACCGGCAAGGTCGAGGTCACCGCGCACAACCACGGCTTCGCCGTGGACGCGCCGCTCGACAAGGTCAGCGAGACGAAGTTCGGCCGTGCCGAGGTCTCGCACGTCTGCCTGAACGACGACGTCGTGGAGGGCCTGCAGCTGCTCGACCAGCCGGCCTTCTCCGTCCAGTACCACCCCGAAGCGGCAGCCGGCCCGCACGACGCCGCCTACCTCTTCGACCGCTTCGTTTCCCTGATGGAGGGCCAGCGTGCCTAA
- a CDS encoding aspartate carbamoyltransferase catalytic subunit codes for MQRHLISAADLTRDDAVLILDTAEEMARVADRPIKKLPTLRGRTIVNLFFEDSTRTRISFEAAEKRLSADVINFTAKGSSVSKGESLKDTAQTLEAMGVDAVVIRHGASGAPYRLANSGWIDAAVINAGDGTHQHPTQALLDAFTMRRRLIGRDAGIGQDLSGKRITIVGDVLHSRVARSNVDLLHTLGAEVTLVAPPTLVPVGVESWPCAVSYDLDSTLPKCDAVMMLRVQRERMNAAFFPTEREYARRYGLDGDRMAKLPEHAVVMHPGPMVRGMEITAEVADSDRCTAVEQVANGVSIRMAVLYLLLGGNEPAVTHTRTEEK; via the coding sequence ATGCAGCGTCATCTCATCTCGGCCGCCGACCTCACCCGCGACGACGCCGTCCTGATCCTCGACACCGCCGAGGAGATGGCCCGGGTGGCCGACCGGCCGATCAAGAAGCTGCCGACCCTGCGCGGCCGGACGATCGTCAACCTCTTCTTCGAGGACTCCACGCGGACGCGGATCTCCTTCGAGGCCGCCGAGAAGCGGCTGTCCGCGGACGTCATCAACTTCACCGCCAAGGGCTCGTCGGTGTCCAAGGGCGAGTCCCTGAAGGACACCGCGCAGACCCTGGAGGCCATGGGCGTCGACGCCGTTGTCATCCGGCACGGAGCCTCCGGAGCCCCGTACCGCCTCGCCAACTCGGGCTGGATCGACGCCGCCGTCATCAACGCCGGTGACGGCACCCACCAGCACCCCACCCAGGCCCTGCTGGACGCCTTCACCATGCGCCGCCGGCTGATCGGCCGGGACGCCGGGATCGGCCAGGACCTGTCCGGCAAGCGGATCACCATCGTCGGTGACGTCCTGCACAGCCGGGTCGCCCGCTCCAACGTCGACCTGCTGCACACGCTCGGCGCCGAGGTCACCCTGGTCGCCCCGCCCACCCTGGTGCCGGTCGGCGTCGAGTCCTGGCCGTGCGCGGTGTCGTACGACCTCGACAGCACGCTGCCCAAGTGCGACGCGGTGATGATGCTCCGCGTCCAGCGCGAGCGCATGAACGCGGCCTTCTTCCCCACCGAGCGCGAGTACGCGCGGCGCTACGGCCTCGACGGCGACCGCATGGCCAAGCTGCCCGAGCACGCCGTCGTCATGCACCCCGGCCCGATGGTCCGCGGCATGGAGATCACCGCCGAGGTCGCCGACTCCGACCGCTGCACCGCCGTCGAGCAGGTCGCCAACGGCGTCTCCATCCGGATGGCCGTCCTGTACCTGCTGCTGGGCGGAAACGAGCCTGCCGTCACCCACACCCGTACCGAGGAGAAGTAA
- the aroC gene encoding chorismate synthase: MSRLRWLTAGESHGPALVATLEGLPAGVPITTDMVADHLARRRLGYGRGARMKFERDEVTFLGGVRHGLTLGSPVAIMVGNTEWPKWEQVMAADPVDPEVLAGLGRNAPLTRPRPGHADLAGMQKYGFDEARPILERASARETAARVALGAVARSYLKETAGIEIVSHVVELCSVKAPQGVYPTPADVEKLDADPVRCLDADASKAMVAEIDQAHKDGDTLGGVVEVLAYDVPVGLGSHVHWDRKLDARLAGALMGIQAIKGVEIGDGFELARVPGSQAHDEIVNTPEGIRRVSGRSGGTEGGLSTGELLRVRAAMKPIATVPRALKTVDVTTGEPAQAHHQRSDVSAVPAAGIVAEAMVALVLADAVAEKFGGDSVPETRRNVRSYLDNLAIR; this comes from the coding sequence TTGAGCAGGCTGCGTTGGCTGACCGCGGGGGAGTCCCACGGTCCCGCACTTGTCGCGACGCTGGAGGGTCTTCCCGCCGGCGTGCCGATCACCACGGACATGGTGGCGGACCACCTGGCGCGGCGGCGGCTCGGCTATGGCCGCGGTGCCCGCATGAAGTTCGAGCGGGACGAGGTCACCTTCCTGGGCGGTGTCCGGCACGGCCTGACCCTGGGCTCGCCGGTGGCGATCATGGTGGGCAACACCGAGTGGCCGAAGTGGGAACAGGTCATGGCGGCCGATCCGGTCGACCCCGAGGTGCTCGCGGGACTGGGCCGCAACGCGCCGCTGACCCGCCCCCGCCCGGGCCACGCCGACCTGGCGGGCATGCAGAAGTACGGCTTCGACGAGGCCCGGCCGATCCTGGAGCGCGCCTCGGCCCGGGAGACGGCGGCCCGCGTCGCGCTGGGCGCGGTCGCCCGGTCGTACCTGAAGGAGACCGCCGGCATCGAGATCGTCTCCCACGTGGTCGAGCTGTGCTCCGTGAAGGCCCCGCAGGGCGTCTACCCCACTCCGGCCGACGTCGAGAAGCTCGACGCGGACCCGGTGCGCTGCCTCGACGCCGACGCCTCGAAGGCGATGGTCGCCGAGATCGACCAGGCCCACAAGGACGGCGACACCCTGGGCGGCGTGGTCGAGGTGCTGGCCTACGACGTCCCGGTCGGCCTCGGTTCGCACGTGCACTGGGACCGCAAGCTGGACGCCCGCCTCGCCGGCGCGCTCATGGGCATCCAGGCGATCAAGGGCGTCGAGATCGGCGACGGCTTCGAGCTGGCCCGCGTGCCCGGCTCCCAGGCGCACGACGAGATCGTCAACACGCCGGAGGGCATCCGGCGCGTCTCCGGCCGCTCGGGCGGCACCGAGGGCGGCCTCAGCACGGGTGAGCTGCTGCGGGTGCGGGCCGCCATGAAGCCGATCGCCACCGTGCCGCGCGCGCTGAAGACGGTGGACGTCACCACCGGCGAGCCCGCCCAGGCCCACCACCAGCGCTCCGACGTCTCCGCCGTCCCGGCGGCCGGCATCGTCGCCGAGGCCATGGTGGCGCTCGTCCTCGCGGACGCGGTCGCCGAGAAGTTCGGCGGTGACTCCGTCCCGGAGACCCGCCGCAACGTCCGGTCGTACCTCGACAACCTGGCCATCCGGTGA
- a CDS encoding shikimate kinase, with translation MPAVVLVGPMGVGKSTVGQLLAERLGVGYRDTDEDIVAAEGRTIAEIFVDEGEAAFRALEKAAVRTALAEHPGVVALGGGAVLDPDTRALLAGHRVIYLSMEVEEAVRRTGLNVARPLLAVNPRKQWRELMEARRHLYEEVATVVVATDGRTPEEVTQAAWDALELKQV, from the coding sequence ATGCCTGCGGTCGTGCTGGTCGGTCCGATGGGTGTGGGCAAGTCCACCGTCGGACAGCTGCTCGCCGAGCGCCTCGGCGTCGGCTACCGGGACACCGACGAGGACATCGTGGCGGCCGAGGGCCGCACGATCGCCGAGATTTTCGTGGACGAGGGAGAGGCCGCCTTCCGCGCGCTGGAGAAGGCCGCCGTGCGGACCGCGCTCGCCGAGCACCCGGGTGTCGTCGCGCTCGGCGGCGGGGCGGTCCTGGACCCCGACACCCGGGCGCTGCTGGCCGGGCACCGGGTGATCTACCTGTCGATGGAGGTCGAGGAGGCCGTCAGGCGCACCGGCCTGAACGTGGCCCGCCCGCTGCTCGCGGTCAACCCGCGCAAGCAGTGGCGGGAGCTGATGGAGGCCCGCCGGCACCTGTACGAGGAGGTCGCCACCGTCGTCGTGGCGACGGACGGCCGCACGCCCGAAGAGGTCACGCAGGCGGCATGGGACGCACTGGAGTTGAAGCAGGTATGA
- the aroB gene encoding 3-dehydroquinate synthase, giving the protein MSEALTRIPVAGTAGTDPYEVLVGRQLLGELAGLIGDQAKRVAVIHPEALAETGEALRADLAEQGYEAVAIQVPNAEEAKTAEVAAYCWKALGQCGFTRTDAIVGVGGGSTTDLAGFVAATWLRGVRWIAVPTTVLAMVDAAVGGKTGINTAEGKNLVGSFHPPAGVLCDLAALDSLSVNDYVSGLAEIIKAGFIADPAILDLIEADPEAARTPAGPHTAELIERSIRVKAEVVSSDLKESGLREILNYGHTLGHAIEKNERYKWRHGAAVAVGMHFAAELGRLAGRLDDATADRHRTVLESVGLPLHYRYDQWPKLLETMKVDKKSRGDMLRFIVLDGLAKPTVLEGPDPAVLLAAYGEVGQ; this is encoded by the coding sequence ATGAGCGAGGCACTCACCCGGATCCCGGTCGCCGGCACCGCGGGCACCGACCCGTACGAGGTGCTGGTGGGCCGGCAGCTGCTGGGCGAGCTGGCCGGGCTGATCGGGGACCAGGCCAAGCGGGTCGCCGTGATCCACCCGGAGGCGCTGGCCGAGACCGGTGAGGCGCTGCGCGCCGATCTGGCCGAGCAGGGCTACGAGGCCGTCGCCATCCAGGTGCCCAACGCCGAGGAGGCCAAGACCGCCGAGGTCGCCGCCTACTGCTGGAAGGCGCTCGGCCAGTGCGGTTTCACCCGCACCGACGCCATCGTCGGGGTCGGCGGCGGCTCGACCACGGACCTGGCCGGGTTCGTCGCGGCGACCTGGCTGCGCGGGGTGCGCTGGATCGCCGTCCCGACCACCGTGCTGGCCATGGTGGACGCGGCGGTCGGCGGCAAGACCGGCATCAACACCGCCGAGGGCAAGAACCTGGTCGGCTCCTTCCACCCGCCGGCCGGCGTGCTGTGCGATCTGGCGGCGCTGGACTCCCTCTCCGTGAACGACTACGTCTCCGGTCTGGCCGAGATCATCAAGGCGGGGTTCATCGCGGACCCGGCGATCCTGGACCTGATCGAGGCCGACCCCGAGGCCGCCCGCACCCCGGCGGGCCCGCACACGGCCGAGCTGATCGAGCGCTCGATCCGGGTCAAGGCTGAGGTCGTCTCCTCGGACCTGAAGGAGTCGGGCCTGCGGGAGATCCTCAACTACGGCCACACGCTCGGCCACGCCATCGAGAAGAACGAGCGGTACAAGTGGCGGCACGGAGCGGCCGTCGCGGTCGGCATGCACTTCGCCGCCGAACTGGGCCGGCTGGCGGGCCGGCTGGACGATGCGACGGCCGACCGCCACCGCACCGTCCTGGAGTCCGTCGGCCTGCCGCTGCACTACCGCTACGACCAGTGGCCCAAGCTGCTGGAGACGATGAAGGTCGACAAGAAGTCCCGTGGCGACATGCTGCGCTTCATCGTCCTGGACGGGCTGGCCAAGCCGACCGTCCTGGAGGGCCCGGACCCGGCCGTCCTCCTCGCCGCCTACGGCGAGGTCGGCCAGTAG
- the efp gene encoding elongation factor P, with amino-acid sequence MASTNDLKNGMVLKLEGGQLWSVVEFQHVKPGKGPAFVRTKLKNVLSGKVVDKTFNAGVKVETATVDKRDMQFSYMDGEYFVFMDMETYDQLHIDRKAVGDAANFLVEGFTATVAQHEGEVLFVELPAAVELTIAETEPGVQGDRSTGGTKPATLETGHQIQVPLFITTGEKIKVDTRSSDYLGRVNS; translated from the coding sequence GTGGCTTCCACGAACGACCTCAAGAACGGCATGGTGCTCAAGCTCGAAGGCGGCCAGCTCTGGTCCGTCGTCGAGTTCCAGCACGTCAAGCCCGGCAAGGGCCCGGCCTTCGTGCGCACCAAGCTCAAGAACGTGCTCTCCGGCAAGGTCGTCGACAAGACCTTCAACGCCGGTGTCAAGGTCGAGACGGCCACTGTCGACAAGCGCGACATGCAGTTCTCGTACATGGACGGCGAGTACTTCGTCTTCATGGACATGGAGACCTACGACCAGCTGCACATCGACCGGAAGGCCGTCGGCGACGCCGCGAACTTCCTGGTCGAGGGCTTCACCGCCACCGTCGCGCAGCACGAGGGCGAGGTTCTCTTCGTCGAGCTGCCCGCCGCCGTCGAGCTGACCATCGCCGAGACCGAGCCGGGCGTCCAGGGCGACCGCTCCACCGGTGGGACCAAGCCCGCCACCCTGGAGACCGGCCACCAGATCCAGGTCCCGCTCTTCATCACCACCGGTGAGAAGATCAAGGTCGACACCCGCAGCAGCGACTACCTCGGCCGGGTGAACAGCTAA
- a CDS encoding dihydroorotase translates to MSKILIRGAKVLGGAPQDVLIDGETIAEVGSGLSAEGAEVVEADGKVLLPGLVDLHTHLREPGREDSETVLTGTRAAASGGYTAVFAMANTFPVADTAGVVEQVWRLGREHGYCDVHPIGAVTVGLEGRKLAELGAMHESAAGVTVFSDDGKCVDDAVIMRRALEYVKAFGGVVAQHAQEPRLTEGAQMNEGVVSAELGLGGWPAVAEESIIARDVLLADHVGSRVHICHLSTAGSVEIVRWAKSRGIDVTAEVTPHHLLLTDELVRTYNPVYKVNPPLRTERDVLALREALADGTIDIVATDHAPHPHEDKDCEWAAAAMGMVGLETALSVVQETMVDTGLLDWAGVADRMSVKPARIGQATGHGRPVSAGEPANLTLVDTEYRGRVDPAGFASRSRNTPYEGRELPGRVTHTWLRGKATLVDGKLT, encoded by the coding sequence ATGAGCAAGATCCTGATCCGCGGTGCGAAGGTGCTCGGCGGCGCGCCGCAGGACGTCCTGATCGACGGCGAGACCATCGCCGAGGTGGGCAGCGGCCTGTCCGCCGAGGGCGCCGAGGTGGTGGAGGCCGACGGCAAGGTGCTCCTCCCCGGCCTGGTCGACCTGCACACCCACCTGCGCGAACCCGGCCGCGAGGACTCCGAGACCGTCCTCACCGGCACCCGCGCCGCGGCGAGCGGCGGCTACACGGCCGTGTTCGCCATGGCCAACACCTTCCCGGTCGCCGACACCGCCGGTGTGGTCGAGCAGGTCTGGCGGCTCGGCAGGGAGCACGGCTACTGCGACGTACACCCCATCGGCGCAGTCACCGTCGGCCTGGAGGGCAGGAAGCTCGCCGAGCTGGGCGCCATGCACGAGTCCGCCGCCGGCGTCACCGTCTTCTCCGACGACGGCAAGTGCGTGGACGACGCCGTGATCATGCGCCGCGCGCTGGAGTACGTGAAGGCCTTCGGCGGTGTCGTCGCCCAGCACGCGCAGGAGCCGCGTCTCACCGAGGGCGCCCAGATGAACGAGGGCGTCGTCTCCGCCGAGCTGGGCCTGGGCGGCTGGCCGGCCGTCGCCGAGGAGTCGATCATCGCGCGGGACGTGCTGCTCGCCGACCACGTCGGCTCCCGCGTCCACATCTGCCACCTCTCGACCGCCGGCAGCGTCGAGATCGTCCGCTGGGCCAAGTCCCGCGGCATCGACGTCACCGCCGAGGTCACCCCGCACCACCTGCTCCTCACCGACGAGCTGGTGCGCACCTACAACCCCGTCTACAAGGTCAACCCGCCGCTGCGCACCGAGCGCGACGTGCTGGCCCTGCGCGAGGCGCTCGCCGACGGCACGATCGACATCGTCGCCACCGACCACGCCCCGCACCCGCACGAGGACAAGGACTGCGAGTGGGCCGCCGCCGCCATGGGCATGGTCGGCCTGGAGACCGCGTTGTCAGTGGTTCAGGAGACCATGGTCGACACGGGCCTGCTGGACTGGGCCGGCGTCGCCGACCGCATGTCCGTCAAGCCCGCGCGGATCGGACAGGCCACCGGGCACGGCCGTCCCGTCTCGGCTGGTGAGCCCGCCAACCTCACCCTGGTCGACACGGAATACCGTGGCCGGGTGGACCCCGCGGGCTTCGCCTCGCGCAGCCGCAACACCCCGTACGAGGGACGCGAGCTGCCGGGCCGTGTGACGCACACGTGGCTGCGGGGCAAGGCCACGCTCGTCGACGGGAAGCTCACGTGA
- the pyrR gene encoding bifunctional pyr operon transcriptional regulator/uracil phosphoribosyltransferase PyrR, whose translation MDKHDSPAHPQASDARPVLEGPDIARVLTRIAHEIVERAKGADDVVLLGIPTRGVFLAQRLAAKLEQITDRKVPVGSLDITMYRDDLRMHPPRALARTEIPGDGIDGRLVVLVDDVLFSGRTIRAALDALNDIGRPRAVQLAVLVDRGHRELPIRADYVGKNLPTSLRETVKVQLAEEDGRDTVLLGVKTGQ comes from the coding sequence ATGGACAAGCACGACTCGCCTGCACATCCGCAAGCGTCCGATGCCCGGCCCGTTCTCGAGGGCCCCGACATCGCGCGGGTGCTCACCCGCATCGCCCACGAGATCGTCGAGCGCGCCAAGGGCGCCGACGACGTGGTGCTCCTCGGCATTCCGACCCGGGGTGTCTTCCTCGCCCAGCGGCTCGCCGCCAAGCTGGAGCAGATCACCGACCGCAAGGTCCCGGTCGGCTCGCTCGACATCACCATGTACCGCGACGACCTGCGCATGCATCCCCCGCGCGCGCTGGCCCGCACCGAGATCCCCGGTGACGGCATCGACGGCCGGCTGGTCGTCCTCGTCGACGACGTGCTCTTCTCCGGCCGTACCATCCGTGCCGCCCTCGACGCCCTGAACGACATCGGGCGCCCGCGCGCGGTGCAGCTCGCGGTCCTGGTCGACCGCGGCCACCGCGAACTGCCCATCCGCGCCGACTACGTCGGCAAGAACCTCCCCACGTCGCTGCGGGAGACGGTCAAGGTCCAGCTCGCCGAGGAGGACGGTCGCGACACCGTGCTGCTCGGTGTGAAGACCGGCCAGTAG
- a CDS encoding aminopeptidase P family protein gives MSEVYANRRSRLRDHVNAAGTAAALVTRPANVRYLAAAAPQGAVLLLGRREDLLVCAGPPDDRPHEGRPDENLRLHVLASNDGDAAVAAAGLAAGQDADSLAVEEHHLTVTRHRAIASVAPKLRLTDLGGAVEQLRVVKDEEEISCLRIGAEIADQALGELLESILVGRTERHLALELERRLVDHGADGPAFSTSVATGPHAGRRGHRPTDRRVEEGDFLSVCLGATYRGYRCEIGRTFVIGTSPADWQIQLYDLVFAAQRAGREALAPGAACRDVDRAARQVLDSAGYAEALPPLTGHGVGLEIDEDPQLAPSAMGKLDACVPVTVEPGVHLPGRGGVRIDDTLVVRPEADGGPELLTITTKELLAL, from the coding sequence ATGTCAGAGGTGTACGCGAACCGCCGATCCCGGCTGAGAGACCACGTCAACGCGGCCGGCACCGCGGCAGCGCTCGTCACCCGCCCGGCCAACGTCCGCTACCTCGCCGCCGCAGCCCCGCAGGGCGCCGTCCTGCTGCTCGGCAGACGCGAGGATCTCCTGGTCTGCGCCGGCCCGCCGGACGACCGCCCCCACGAAGGCAGGCCGGACGAGAACCTGCGCCTGCACGTCCTCGCGTCGAACGACGGCGACGCCGCCGTCGCGGCAGCCGGCCTCGCCGCCGGCCAGGACGCCGACTCCCTGGCGGTCGAGGAACACCACCTCACCGTCACCCGGCACCGGGCCATCGCCTCCGTCGCCCCGAAGCTCCGCCTCACCGACCTCGGCGGAGCCGTCGAGCAGCTCAGGGTGGTCAAGGACGAGGAGGAGATCTCCTGCCTGCGCATCGGCGCCGAGATCGCCGACCAGGCCCTCGGCGAGCTGCTGGAGTCCATCCTGGTCGGCCGCACCGAACGGCACCTCGCCCTGGAGCTGGAGCGGCGCCTGGTCGACCACGGCGCCGACGGACCGGCCTTCTCCACCTCGGTGGCCACCGGACCGCACGCCGGCCGCCGCGGCCACCGCCCCACCGACCGGCGCGTGGAGGAGGGCGACTTCCTCTCCGTCTGCCTGGGCGCCACCTATCGCGGCTACCGTTGCGAGATCGGCCGTACCTTCGTCATCGGCACCTCTCCCGCCGACTGGCAGATCCAGCTCTACGACCTCGTCTTCGCCGCTCAGCGCGCCGGACGCGAGGCCCTGGCGCCCGGTGCCGCCTGCCGTGACGTCGACCGTGCGGCCCGCCAGGTGCTGGACTCCGCGGGCTATGCGGAGGCCCTGCCACCGCTGACCGGCCACGGTGTCGGACTCGAAATCGACGAGGACCCGCAGTTGGCTCCCTCAGCCATGGGTAAACTGGACGCTTGCGTGCCGGTCACCGTCGAACCGGGGGTCCACCTCCCGGGCCGGGGCGGCGTCCGGATCGATGACACGCTCGTCGTGCGCCCCGAGGCGGACGGCGGACCCGAGCTACTCACCATCACGACCAAGGAGCTGCTCGCCCTCTAG
- the nusB gene encoding transcription antitermination factor NusB: MAARNTARKRAFQILFEGDQRGADVLTVLADWIRLSRSDTRQPPVSEYTMQLVEGYAEHAKRIDELIAQYAVGWTLDRMPVVDRNILRLGAYELIWVDETPDAVVLDEMVQLAKEFSTDESPSFVNGLLGRLKELKPSLRRDEA, encoded by the coding sequence GTGGCTGCCCGCAACACGGCCCGCAAGCGCGCCTTCCAGATCCTCTTCGAGGGCGACCAGCGCGGCGCCGACGTCCTGACGGTCCTCGCGGACTGGATCCGGCTCTCCCGGTCCGACACCCGGCAGCCGCCGGTCAGCGAGTACACGATGCAGCTGGTCGAGGGCTACGCCGAGCACGCGAAGCGGATCGACGAGCTGATCGCCCAGTACGCGGTGGGCTGGACGCTCGACCGCATGCCGGTCGTGGACCGCAACATCCTGCGGCTGGGCGCGTACGAGCTGATCTGGGTCGACGAGACCCCGGACGCCGTCGTCCTGGACGAGATGGTGCAGCTGGCGAAGGAGTTCTCGACCGACGAGTCGCCCTCGTTCGTCAACGGACTGCTGGGCCGCCTGAAGGAGCTCAAGCCGTCCCTGCGCCGGGACGAGGCCTGA
- a CDS encoding Pro-rich N-terminal domain-containing protein gives MQHAVGSPLPPPHQPGQGPHTGWPPAAHHPGAYPGASQGPAPVPPPPPVPGFPVPSGPVPPAPQQPPAPSGPVPPAAPPQQHTSGPPAPDTTGHVPLPPGGPVGAPAAPPAAGTAPDATATTLAVLLIGPAGAGKTSVAKYWADHRRVPTAHISLDDVREWVRSGFADPQSGWNDNSEAQYRLARRTCGFAARNFLANGISCILDDAVFPDRPVVGLGGWKRHVGPGLLPVVLLPGLDVVLERNAERTGNRRLTDEEVARIHGRMAGWYGSGLPIIDNSQLDVPGTARVLDEVLARAIASPPSW, from the coding sequence ATGCAGCACGCAGTGGGGTCTCCGCTGCCGCCGCCCCACCAGCCGGGGCAGGGACCGCACACCGGCTGGCCGCCGGCCGCACACCACCCGGGTGCGTACCCGGGCGCCTCCCAGGGGCCCGCCCCCGTGCCCCCGCCGCCTCCGGTGCCGGGCTTCCCGGTCCCGTCGGGCCCGGTGCCGCCCGCACCGCAGCAGCCCCCGGCTCCCTCCGGCCCGGTGCCGCCGGCCGCGCCCCCGCAGCAGCACACCTCCGGCCCGCCGGCCCCCGATACCACCGGGCACGTCCCCCTGCCACCCGGCGGCCCGGTCGGCGCGCCCGCGGCGCCGCCCGCCGCGGGCACGGCACCGGACGCGACGGCCACCACCCTCGCCGTCCTCCTCATCGGCCCGGCCGGCGCGGGCAAGACCAGCGTCGCCAAGTACTGGGCGGACCACCGCCGCGTCCCCACGGCCCACATCAGCCTCGACGACGTCCGCGAATGGGTCCGCTCGGGCTTCGCCGACCCCCAGTCGGGCTGGAACGACAACTCCGAGGCCCAGTACCGCCTGGCCCGCCGCACCTGCGGCTTCGCCGCCCGCAACTTCCTCGCCAACGGCATCTCCTGCATCCTGGACGACGCCGTCTTCCCGGACCGCCCGGTCGTGGGCCTCGGCGGCTGGAAGCGGCACGTGGGCCCCGGACTGCTTCCGGTGGTCCTCCTGCCGGGCCTGGACGTCGTCCTGGAGCGCAACGCCGAACGCACCGGGAACCGCCGTCTCACCGACGAGGAGGTGGCCCGCATCCACGGCCGCATGGCCGGCTGGTACGGCTCGGGCCTCCCGATCATCGACAACTCGCAGCTGGACGTCCCCGGCACGGCGCGTGTGCTGGACGAGGTCCTGGCCAGAGCGATCGCGAGCCCGCCGAGCTGGTGA